The following proteins come from a genomic window of Pseudomonas sp. WJP1:
- the rlmB gene encoding 23S rRNA (guanosine(2251)-2'-O)-methyltransferase RlmB: MSQLEKIYGVHAVEALLRHHPKRVKQIWLAEGRNDPRVQTLIELANENRVQVGQAERREMDAWVEGVHQGVVAEVSPSQVWGEAMLDELLDRTEGAPLLLVLDGVTDPHNLGACLRSADAAGALAVIVPKDKSATLTPVVRKIACGAAEVIPLVAVTNLARTLEKLQQRGLWVVGTAGEAEVSLYDQDLTGPTILIMGAEGKGMRRLTREHCDYLVNLPMAGSVSSLNVSVATGVCLFEAQRQRSVKAKAAAKKA; this comes from the coding sequence ATGAGTCAGTTGGAAAAGATCTATGGCGTGCACGCTGTAGAAGCGTTGTTGCGTCATCACCCGAAACGCGTGAAGCAGATCTGGCTGGCCGAAGGCCGGAATGACCCTCGGGTCCAGACGCTGATTGAGCTGGCCAACGAAAACCGGGTTCAGGTCGGCCAAGCCGAGCGCCGCGAAATGGACGCCTGGGTTGAAGGCGTGCACCAGGGTGTGGTCGCGGAAGTCAGTCCGAGCCAGGTCTGGGGCGAGGCAATGCTCGACGAGCTGCTCGATCGCACGGAAGGCGCTCCGTTGTTGCTGGTGCTCGACGGCGTGACCGATCCGCACAACCTCGGTGCCTGCCTGCGTTCCGCCGATGCGGCGGGTGCGCTGGCAGTGATCGTACCGAAGGACAAGTCGGCGACTCTGACGCCGGTTGTACGAAAAATCGCCTGCGGTGCGGCGGAAGTGATTCCGCTGGTGGCGGTGACCAACCTGGCGCGCACCCTGGAAAAACTCCAGCAGCGTGGTTTGTGGGTTGTCGGTACGGCCGGTGAAGCTGAAGTCAGCCTGTATGATCAGGACCTGACAGGCCCGACCATCCTGATCATGGGTGCCGAAGGCAAAGGCATGCGTCGCCTGACCCGCGAGCATTGCGACTATCTGGTGAACCTGCCGATGGCCGGTAGCGTCAGCAGTCTCAACGTGTCCGTGGCAACGGGTGTGTGCCTGTTCGAAGCGCAGCGCCAGCGCAGCGTCAAAGCCAAGGCTGCCGCTAAAAAAGCGTGA
- the rpsF gene encoding 30S ribosomal protein S6, with protein MRHYEIIFLVHPDQSEQVGGMVERYTKLIEEDGGKIHRLEDWGRRQLAYAINNVHKAHYVMLNVECTGKALAELEDNFRYNDAVIRNLVIRREEAVTGQSEMLKAEENRSERRERRDRPEHEGAESADSDDSDNSDNADE; from the coding sequence ATGCGTCATTACGAAATCATCTTTTTGGTCCACCCGGATCAAAGCGAGCAAGTCGGCGGCATGGTTGAGCGTTACACCAAGCTGATCGAAGAAGACGGCGGCAAAATCCACCGTCTGGAAGATTGGGGCCGTCGTCAACTGGCCTACGCAATCAACAATGTTCACAAGGCTCACTACGTGATGCTGAACGTTGAGTGCACTGGCAAGGCCCTGGCCGAGCTGGAAGACAACTTCCGCTACAACGATGCAGTGATCCGTAACCTGGTCATCCGTCGCGAAGAAGCCGTTACCGGCCAATCCGAGATGCTCAAGGCTGAAGAAAACCGCAGTGAGCGCCGTGAGCGTCGCGACCGTCCTGAGCACGAAGGCGCTGAAAGCGCTGATAGTGATGACAGCGACAACAGCGATAACGCTGACGAGTAA
- the rpsR gene encoding 30S ribosomal protein S18, with amino-acid sequence MARFFRRRKFCRFTAEDVKEIDYKDLNTLKAYVSETGKIVPSRITGTKARYQRQLATAIKRARFLALLAYTDSHGR; translated from the coding sequence ATGGCACGTTTCTTCCGTCGTCGTAAATTCTGCCGCTTCACCGCTGAAGACGTGAAAGAGATCGATTACAAAGATCTCAACACTCTGAAAGCCTACGTATCCGAGACCGGCAAAATCGTTCCAAGCCGCATCACCGGTACCAAAGCTCGTTATCAGCGTCAGCTGGCCACCGCTATCAAGCGCGCCCGCTTCCTGGCCCTGCTGGCCTACACCGACAGCCACGGCCGCTGA
- the rplI gene encoding 50S ribosomal protein L9 — protein sequence MQLILLEKVTNLGNLGDKVNVKAGYGRNYLLPYGKATAATPANLAAFEERRAELEKAAADRKSSAESRAAQLAELEVTITATAGDEGKLFGSIGTHDIADALTASGVEVAKSEVRLPNGTIRNVGEFDVAVHLHAEVEATVRVVVVAA from the coding sequence ATGCAACTGATCCTTCTGGAAAAAGTCACCAACCTGGGCAACCTGGGTGACAAAGTGAACGTTAAGGCTGGTTACGGTCGTAACTACCTGCTGCCTTACGGCAAAGCTACCGCTGCGACCCCAGCCAACCTGGCTGCGTTCGAAGAGCGTCGTGCTGAGCTGGAAAAAGCCGCAGCAGATCGTAAATCGTCGGCTGAAAGCCGCGCTGCCCAACTGGCCGAGCTGGAAGTGACCATCACTGCCACCGCTGGCGACGAAGGCAAGCTGTTCGGTTCGATCGGTACTCACGACATCGCTGACGCACTGACCGCCTCCGGCGTTGAAGTAGCGAAAAGCGAAGTTCGTCTGCCGAACGGCACCATCCGCAACGTAGGTGAATTCGACGTAGCCGTGCACCTGCACGCCGAAGTTGAAGCCACCGTACGCGTTGTCGTGGTAGCAGCTTAA
- the dnaB gene encoding replicative DNA helicase produces MNEISAPEQYDLQTAALKVPPHSIEAEQAVLGGLMLDNNAWERVLDQVSDGDFYRHDHRLIFRAIAKLADQNMPIDVVTLSEQLDKEGQTSQVGGLGYLGELAKNTPSVANIKAYAQIVRERATLRQLIGISTEIADSAFNPEGRTAAEILDEAERQIFQIAEARPKTGGPVGVNDLLTKAIDRIDTLFNTDNAITGLSTGYTDLDEKTSGLQPADLIIVAGRPSMGKTTFAMNLVENAVLRSEKAVLVYSLEMPGESLIMRMLSSLGRIDQTKVRSGQLEDDDWPRLTSAVNLLNDRKLFIDDTAGISPSEMRARTRRLVREHGEVGLIMIDYLQLMQIPGSSGDNRTNEISEISRSLKALAKEFNCPVVALSQLNRSLEQRPNKRPVNSDLRESGAIEQDADVIMFVYRDEVYHPETEHKGIAEIIIGKQRNGPIGFIRLAFIGKYTRFENLAPGSYNFDDDE; encoded by the coding sequence ATGAACGAAATCTCTGCTCCCGAGCAATACGATCTGCAAACCGCCGCGCTGAAGGTGCCGCCGCATTCCATCGAAGCCGAACAGGCTGTACTCGGTGGTCTGATGCTGGACAACAACGCCTGGGAACGCGTGCTCGATCAAGTCTCCGACGGCGATTTCTATCGACATGACCACCGTCTGATTTTCCGTGCGATCGCCAAGCTGGCCGATCAGAACATGCCGATCGACGTCGTGACCCTGTCCGAGCAACTGGACAAGGAAGGTCAGACCTCGCAGGTCGGCGGCCTCGGTTACCTGGGCGAGCTGGCGAAAAACACGCCGTCTGTCGCCAACATCAAGGCCTATGCGCAAATCGTTCGTGAGCGGGCGACCCTGCGCCAGTTGATCGGCATCAGCACCGAGATCGCCGACAGCGCCTTCAACCCGGAAGGCCGTACCGCCGCCGAGATTCTCGACGAAGCTGAGCGGCAGATCTTCCAGATCGCCGAGGCCCGGCCAAAAACCGGCGGCCCGGTGGGTGTGAATGACCTGCTGACCAAGGCCATCGACCGCATCGACACCCTGTTCAACACCGACAACGCCATCACCGGCCTGTCCACCGGTTATACCGACCTCGACGAGAAGACCAGCGGCCTGCAGCCGGCCGACTTGATCATCGTCGCCGGCCGTCCGTCCATGGGTAAGACCACCTTTGCCATGAACCTGGTGGAAAACGCCGTGTTGCGCAGCGAGAAGGCGGTTCTGGTTTACTCGCTGGAGATGCCAGGCGAATCGCTGATCATGCGTATGTTGTCGTCGTTGGGGCGCATCGACCAGACCAAGGTGCGTTCCGGCCAGCTGGAAGATGACGATTGGCCACGCCTGACCTCGGCGGTCAACCTGCTCAACGATCGCAAGCTGTTCATCGACGATACCGCCGGTATCAGCCCGTCGGAAATGCGTGCGCGGACCCGCCGTCTGGTGCGTGAGCATGGCGAAGTCGGCCTGATCATGATCGACTACCTGCAACTCATGCAGATCCCGGGCTCCAGCGGTGACAACCGGACCAACGAGATTTCCGAGATCTCCCGATCCCTGAAAGCCCTGGCCAAGGAATTCAACTGCCCGGTCGTTGCGCTGTCACAGCTCAACCGTTCCCTGGAACAACGCCCGAACAAGCGCCCGGTGAACTCCGACTTGCGCGAATCCGGAGCGATCGAGCAGGACGCCGACGTGATCATGTTCGTGTACCGCGACGAGGTGTATCACCCGGAGACCGAGCACAAAGGCATTGCCGAGATCATCATCGGCAAGCAGCGTAACGGGCCGATCGGCTTTATTCGTCTGGCCTTTATCGGCAAATACACGCGATTCGAGAACCTGGCGCCGGGTAGCTACAACTTCGACGACGACGAGTGA
- a CDS encoding YgiQ family radical SAM protein: MQAAKPLFDYPKYWAECFGPAPFLPMSREEMDQLGWDSCDIIIVTGDAYVDHPSFGMAIIGRLLESQGFRVGIIAQPNWQSKDDFMKLGEPNLFFGVAAGNMDSMINRYTADKKIRSDDAYTPGGLAGKRPDRASLVYSQRCKEAYKHVPIVLGGIEASLRRIAHYDYWQDRVRNSILIDACADILLYGNAERAIVEVAQRLSYGHKIEDITDVRGTAFIRRDTPKDWYEVDSTRIDRPGKIDKIINPYVNTQDTQACAIEQEKGPVEDPQEAKVVQILASPKMTRDKTVIRLPSVEKVRNDAVLYAHANRVLHLETNPGNARALVQKHGEVDVWFNPPPIPMTTEEMDYVFGMPYARIPHPAYGKEKIPAYDMIRFSVNIMRGCFGGCTFCSITEHEGRIIQNRSHESIIREIEEIRDKVPGFTGVISDLGGPTANMYRIACKTPEIESACRKPSCVFPGICPNLNTDHSALIQLYRSARELPGVKKILIASGLRYDLAVESPEYVKELVTHHVGGYLKIAPEHTEEGPLNQMMKPGIGSYDKFKRMFEKYSKEAGKEQYLIPYFIAAHPGTTDEDMMNLALWLKGNGFRADQVQAFYPSPMATATAMYHSGKNPLRKVTYKSDAVTIVKSEEQRRLHKAFLRYHDPKGWPMLREALTRMGRADLIGPGKNQLIPLHQPSTDSYQSARRKNSTPAGSHKVAGEKTTKILTQHTGLPPRASDGGNPWDKREQAKAAAFARNQQAAKERKEAAKGKGPKPTRKPVVPR; encoded by the coding sequence ATGCAAGCAGCCAAGCCGTTATTTGACTATCCCAAGTACTGGGCCGAATGTTTCGGACCAGCGCCATTCCTGCCGATGAGCAGGGAGGAGATGGATCAGCTTGGCTGGGATTCCTGCGACATCATCATCGTCACCGGTGATGCCTACGTCGATCACCCGTCGTTCGGCATGGCGATCATCGGCCGGCTGCTGGAGTCCCAGGGCTTCCGCGTCGGGATCATTGCCCAGCCGAACTGGCAGTCCAAAGACGATTTCATGAAGCTTGGCGAGCCGAACCTGTTCTTCGGTGTCGCGGCCGGCAACATGGACTCGATGATCAACCGCTACACCGCCGACAAGAAAATCCGGTCCGACGACGCCTACACCCCGGGTGGCCTGGCGGGCAAGCGTCCGGATCGCGCGAGCCTGGTCTACAGCCAGCGCTGCAAGGAAGCCTACAAGCACGTGCCGATCGTGCTCGGTGGCATCGAAGCGTCCCTGCGCCGCATCGCCCACTACGATTACTGGCAGGACCGGGTGCGTAACTCGATCCTGATCGACGCCTGCGCCGACATCCTGCTCTACGGCAACGCCGAGCGTGCGATCGTCGAAGTCGCCCAGCGCCTGTCCTACGGTCACAAGATCGAAGACATCACCGATGTGCGCGGCACCGCGTTCATCCGTCGCGACACACCCAAAGACTGGTACGAAGTCGACTCCACGCGAATCGACCGTCCGGGCAAGATCGACAAGATCATCAACCCGTACGTGAACACCCAGGACACCCAGGCCTGCGCCATCGAGCAGGAAAAGGGGCCGGTTGAAGACCCGCAGGAAGCCAAGGTCGTACAGATCCTGGCCAGCCCGAAGATGACCCGCGACAAGACCGTGATCCGTCTGCCGTCGGTGGAAAAGGTCCGTAACGACGCGGTGCTCTACGCCCACGCCAACCGCGTGCTGCACCTGGAAACCAACCCGGGCAACGCCCGTGCCCTGGTGCAGAAGCACGGTGAAGTCGACGTCTGGTTCAACCCGCCACCGATTCCGATGACCACCGAAGAGATGGACTACGTCTTCGGCATGCCTTACGCCCGCATTCCGCACCCGGCGTATGGCAAGGAGAAGATCCCGGCCTACGACATGATCCGCTTCTCGGTGAACATCATGCGTGGCTGCTTCGGCGGCTGTACCTTCTGCTCGATCACCGAGCACGAAGGCCGGATCATCCAGAACCGCTCCCACGAGTCGATCATTCGCGAGATCGAAGAAATTCGTGACAAGGTTCCCGGTTTTACCGGCGTGATCTCTGACCTGGGCGGCCCGACCGCGAACATGTACCGCATCGCCTGCAAGACCCCGGAAATCGAATCCGCGTGCCGCAAGCCGTCCTGCGTGTTCCCCGGCATCTGCCCGAACCTGAACACCGACCACTCGGCGCTGATCCAGTTGTACCGCAGCGCCCGTGAATTGCCGGGTGTGAAGAAGATCCTGATCGCTTCCGGCCTGCGTTATGACCTCGCGGTCGAGTCGCCGGAATACGTTAAAGAGCTGGTGACCCACCACGTCGGTGGCTACCTGAAGATCGCCCCGGAACATACCGAGGAAGGTCCGCTCAACCAGATGATGAAACCGGGCATCGGCAGCTATGACAAGTTCAAGCGCATGTTCGAGAAGTATTCGAAGGAAGCCGGGAAAGAGCAGTACCTGATTCCGTACTTCATCGCGGCCCACCCGGGCACCACCGACGAAGACATGATGAACCTGGCGCTGTGGCTCAAGGGCAACGGTTTCCGTGCTGACCAGGTGCAGGCGTTCTACCCGTCGCCGATGGCTACCGCCACCGCGATGTACCACTCGGGCAAGAACCCGCTGCGCAAGGTTACGTACAAGAGTGACGCGGTCACCATCGTCAAGAGCGAGGAGCAGCGTCGCCTGCACAAGGCGTTCCTGCGTTATCACGATCCGAAAGGCTGGCCGATGCTGCGTGAGGCGCTGACCCGCATGGGCCGTGCCGATCTGATCGGGCCGGGCAAGAACCAGTTGATCCCGCTGCACCAGCCGTCCACCGACAGCTACCAGAGCGCCCGTCGCAAGAACTCGACGCCGGCCGGTAGCCACAAGGTTGCAGGGGAAAAGACCACCAAGATCCTGACCCAGCACACCGGCCTGCCACCACGCGCCAGCGATGGCGGCAACCCGTGGGACAAGCGTGAGCAGGCCAAGGCGGCGGCATTCGCCCGCAACCAGCAGGCGGCCAAGGAGCGCAAGGAAGCGGCCAAAGGCAAGGGGCCCAAGCCTACGCGCAAGCCGGTCGTGCCGCGCTAA
- a CDS encoding transglutaminase family protein: MSIHVALHHVTHYRYDRAVELGPQIVRLRPATHSRTRILSYALKVSPEQHFINWQQDPQGNYLARLVFPEKTDELRIEVDLLAEMAVFNPFDFFLEPYAEKIPFAYATDERKELAPYLETLPLTPKFKAYLDGIDRTPLPAVDFLVALNQRLSEDINYLIRMEPGVQTPEHTLEQASGSCRDSAWLLVQLLRHLGLAARFVSGYLIQLTADLKSLDGPSGTEVDFTDLHAWCEVYLPGAGWIGLDATSGLFAGEGHIPLACSPDPSSAAPISGLVEPCECEFSHEMSVERIWEAPRVTKPYTEEQWLAIQALGRQIDADLLEGDVRLTMGGEPTFVSIDDPDGAEWNTAALGPNKRRLSAELFQRMRKRYAPQGLVHFGQGKWYPGEQLPRWSLNCYWRRDGVPIWHDSALIADEQQDYGANGELAGRFLASVAERLNIPTRFVFPAYEDNFYYLWREGTLPQNVSAEDSRLEEPLERARLRKVFSQGLDKVIGQVLPLARTAKGDQWQSGRWYLRDEHCRLVPGDSPLGYRLPLGSQPWVKAAEYPFIHPKDPNQDFPALPGTDQLQRQGAAALVEDRAPKVDESADWLTRTAFCAEAREGRLYLFMPPLERVEDYLELVTAIEATARELNCPVLLEGYEPPSDPRLSNFRITPDPGVIEVNVQPSATWDELVERTEFLYEEARQTRLTTEKFLIDGRHTGTGGGNHFVLGGATPADSPFLRRPDLLRSLISYWHNHPSLSYLFSGLFIGPTSQAPRVDEARNDALYELEIAFAQMPAPGEECAPWLVDRLLRNLLIDVTGNTHRAEFCIDKLYSPDGATGRLGLLELRAFEMPPHARMSLAQQLLLRALVARFWREPYAPPKLARWGTELHDRFLLPHFIEQDFADVIADLNDAGYPVRAEWFAAHLQFRFPKVGDYAVKGIALELRQALEPWHVLGEEGAVGGTVRYVDSSLERLQVKLSGLPPQRYVLTCNGMPVPLQPTGRVGEFVAGVRFRAWQPSNCLQPTIPVHAPLVFDLLDTWMGRSLGGCQYHVAHPGGRNYETLPVNANEAESRRMARFFRIGHTPGKLPIPNMEINDELPMTLDLRRF, encoded by the coding sequence GTGTCGATTCATGTCGCATTGCACCACGTCACACATTACCGCTATGACCGCGCTGTCGAGTTGGGCCCGCAGATTGTTCGCCTGCGTCCCGCCACCCACAGCCGCACGCGGATACTTTCCTATGCGCTGAAAGTCTCGCCTGAGCAGCATTTCATCAATTGGCAGCAGGACCCCCAGGGTAATTACCTGGCGCGGCTGGTGTTCCCGGAGAAAACCGACGAGCTGCGGATCGAAGTCGATCTGCTGGCGGAAATGGCGGTGTTCAATCCGTTCGACTTTTTCCTTGAGCCTTACGCCGAAAAAATCCCATTCGCTTACGCGACCGACGAACGCAAGGAGCTGGCGCCGTACCTGGAAACCTTGCCCCTGACGCCGAAGTTCAAGGCCTATCTGGACGGCATCGACCGCACGCCATTGCCGGCGGTGGATTTCCTCGTTGCGCTCAACCAGCGTCTGAGCGAAGACATCAACTACCTGATCCGCATGGAGCCGGGGGTGCAAACGCCCGAGCACACCCTGGAGCAGGCCTCCGGTTCCTGCCGCGATTCAGCGTGGTTGTTGGTACAACTGCTGCGTCACCTGGGACTGGCTGCGCGCTTCGTGTCGGGTTACCTGATTCAATTGACCGCCGACCTGAAAAGCCTCGACGGTCCTTCCGGGACCGAAGTGGACTTCACCGACCTGCATGCCTGGTGTGAGGTGTATCTGCCCGGTGCTGGCTGGATCGGCCTGGATGCAACCTCCGGGCTGTTTGCCGGTGAAGGACACATCCCGTTGGCCTGTAGTCCCGATCCATCCTCTGCGGCACCGATCAGTGGCTTGGTGGAACCGTGCGAGTGCGAATTCAGCCATGAAATGTCGGTGGAGCGGATCTGGGAGGCGCCAAGGGTCACCAAGCCCTACACCGAAGAGCAGTGGCTGGCGATTCAGGCCCTGGGCCGGCAGATCGATGCCGACCTGCTCGAAGGCGATGTGCGCCTGACCATGGGCGGTGAGCCGACCTTTGTGTCCATCGATGATCCGGACGGTGCCGAGTGGAACACCGCGGCGCTGGGGCCGAACAAGCGGCGGCTGTCCGCCGAACTGTTCCAGCGCATGCGCAAGCGGTATGCCCCGCAAGGCCTGGTGCATTTTGGCCAGGGCAAATGGTATCCCGGCGAACAACTGCCGCGCTGGTCGCTCAATTGCTATTGGCGGCGCGACGGTGTGCCGATCTGGCATGACAGCGCGCTGATCGCCGACGAGCAGCAGGATTACGGCGCCAATGGCGAGCTGGCGGGGCGTTTTCTGGCGAGTGTTGCCGAGCGTTTGAACATTCCTACGCGCTTTGTATTTCCAGCCTACGAAGACAATTTCTATTACCTCTGGCGCGAAGGTACTTTGCCGCAGAATGTCAGCGCTGAAGACTCACGACTCGAAGAGCCCCTGGAGCGTGCGCGTTTGCGCAAAGTCTTCAGTCAGGGCCTGGACAAGGTGATTGGCCAGGTCCTGCCCTTAGCGCGCACCGCCAAGGGCGATCAGTGGCAAAGCGGCCGGTGGTACCTGCGTGACGAGCACTGCCGCCTGGTGCCGGGGGACTCACCGCTGGGGTATCGCCTGCCTCTGGGTTCGCAGCCTTGGGTGAAGGCGGCGGAGTATCCGTTCATTCACCCCAAAGATCCCAATCAGGATTTCCCGGCGCTACCTGGTACAGACCAACTGCAGCGCCAGGGCGCCGCGGCGCTGGTTGAAGATCGGGCACCGAAGGTCGATGAGTCCGCTGACTGGCTGACCCGCACCGCCTTCTGCGCGGAAGCACGTGAAGGCCGGTTATACCTGTTCATGCCGCCGCTGGAGCGGGTCGAGGATTATCTGGAGTTAGTGACAGCCATCGAGGCCACGGCCCGGGAGCTCAATTGCCCGGTATTGCTGGAAGGTTACGAGCCGCCGAGCGATCCGCGCTTGAGCAACTTTCGCATCACCCCTGATCCCGGCGTGATCGAAGTCAACGTGCAGCCATCCGCGACCTGGGACGAGTTGGTTGAGCGCACTGAATTTCTTTACGAAGAAGCGCGCCAGACCCGACTCACCACCGAGAAATTCCTGATCGACGGCCGGCACACCGGCACCGGTGGCGGCAACCACTTCGTACTGGGGGGCGCGACACCGGCGGACTCACCGTTTCTGCGGCGTCCGGATTTGCTGCGCAGCCTGATCAGCTACTGGCATAACCATCCGTCCTTGTCCTACCTGTTTTCCGGACTGTTCATCGGCCCGACGTCCCAGGCCCCACGCGTCGACGAAGCGCGCAACGACGCCTTGTATGAACTGGAAATCGCCTTCGCCCAGATGCCTGCGCCGGGCGAAGAGTGCGCGCCGTGGCTGGTGGATCGCCTGCTGCGCAACCTGTTGATCGACGTGACCGGCAACACCCATCGCGCCGAGTTCTGCATCGACAAGCTCTATTCACCGGATGGCGCGACCGGTCGCCTGGGTTTGCTGGAGTTGCGCGCTTTTGAAATGCCACCCCATGCGCGCATGAGCCTGGCCCAGCAGCTATTGCTGCGGGCATTGGTTGCCCGGTTCTGGCGTGAGCCTTATGCACCGCCAAAACTGGCGCGCTGGGGCACCGAACTGCATGACCGGTTCCTGTTGCCGCACTTTATCGAACAGGATTTCGCCGACGTCATCGCCGATCTCAACGACGCCGGTTATCCGGTGCGGGCGGAGTGGTTTGCGGCGCACCTGCAGTTCCGTTTTCCCAAGGTCGGCGACTACGCCGTCAAGGGCATCGCGCTGGAACTGCGCCAGGCACTTGAGCCATGGCATGTACTGGGCGAGGAGGGCGCGGTCGGTGGCACGGTGCGTTACGTCGACTCGTCCCTGGAGCGCCTGCAGGTCAAGCTCAGCGGCTTGCCGCCGCAACGCTATGTGCTGACCTGCAACGGCATGCCTGTGCCGTTGCAGCCCACTGGGCGGGTCGGCGAGTTCGTCGCCGGTGTGCGCTTCCGTGCCTGGCAACCGTCCAACTGCCTGCAGCCGACCATCCCGGTCCATGCACCACTGGTGTTCGACCTGCTCGACACCTGGATGGGCCGTTCGCTGGGCGGTTGCCAGTATCACGTCGCCCATCCGGGGGGGCGCAACTACGAGACGTTGCCAGTGAACGCCAATGAAGCCGAGAGCCGGCGAATGGCGCGTTTCTTCCGAATCGGACACACGCCGGGGAAACTTCCGATACCCAATATGGAAATTAACGACGAGCTGCCGATGACGCTCGATTTGCGACGTTTCTAA